In the genome of Pseudomonas putida, one region contains:
- a CDS encoding DNA topoisomerase IB, with protein sequence MLDCPLLQALHYVDDSQPGLTRRRWRDRFHYFDTEGKRIRDAQTLARIAALVIPPAYTEVWICPDPQGHLQATGRDSRGRKQYRYHTQWRELRDQHKYDRMLAFAQALPKLRRQLDGHLARPGLDREKVMALVVSLLDTTLIRIGNRQYLRENKSYGLTTLRNRHVQVEGSTVRFQFRGKRGVEHNVSLRDRRLARLIKRCLELPGQTLFQYLDEQGQRHAVGSSEVNQFLQQLTGADFTAKDYRTWAGSALALDLLRPLAWQPESEARRQVAAIVRQVATRLGNTPAVCRRCYIHPAVLEHYQLGRLAALPRARARQGLEAEEAALLRFLQEIGN encoded by the coding sequence ATGCTCGATTGCCCACTGCTCCAGGCCCTGCACTATGTCGACGACAGTCAGCCCGGCCTGACCCGGCGCCGCTGGCGCGATCGCTTTCATTATTTCGACACCGAAGGCAAACGCATACGCGACGCCCAGACGCTGGCACGTATCGCCGCCCTGGTGATCCCCCCTGCCTATACCGAGGTCTGGATCTGCCCCGATCCCCAGGGCCACCTACAAGCCACAGGCCGCGATAGCCGGGGGCGCAAGCAGTATCGCTATCACACCCAATGGCGCGAACTGCGTGACCAGCACAAGTACGACCGCATGCTGGCCTTTGCCCAGGCGCTGCCCAAATTGCGCCGGCAACTGGATGGCCATCTGGCGCGTCCAGGGCTTGATCGGGAAAAAGTCATGGCCTTGGTGGTCAGCCTGCTCGACACCACGCTGATCCGTATCGGCAATCGCCAGTACCTGCGGGAAAACAAGTCCTACGGCCTGACCACCTTGCGTAACCGGCATGTACAGGTCGAAGGCAGTACCGTGCGCTTTCAGTTTCGCGGCAAGCGGGGCGTCGAACATAACGTCAGCCTGCGCGACCGACGTCTGGCACGACTGATCAAGCGTTGCCTGGAACTTCCGGGACAAACCCTGTTCCAGTACCTGGACGAGCAGGGCCAGCGACATGCCGTGGGTTCGAGTGAGGTCAATCAATTCCTGCAGCAGCTCACCGGCGCCGACTTCACCGCCAAGGACTACCGCACCTGGGCCGGCAGTGCCCTGGCGCTGGATCTGTTGCGACCCCTGGCCTGGCAGCCAGAAAGTGAAGCCCGGCGCCAGGTTGCCGCCATTGTCCGGCAGGTCGCCACGCGCCTGGGCAATACCCCTGCGGTGTGCCGGCGCTGCTACATTCACCCTGCGGTGCTCGAGCATTATCAGCTCGGCCGACTGGCCGCTCTACCCAGGGCCAGGGCGCGCCAGGGCCTGGAAGCAGAGGAAGCTGCCTTACTTCGCTTTCTGCAAGAAATAGGGAATTAA
- the modC gene encoding molybdenum ABC transporter ATP-binding protein: MPSPILARLNLARGEFTLDVDLHLPGRGVSALFGHSGSGKTSCLRCLAGLERARHAYIEVNGEVWEDTAKGYFLAAHKRPVGYVFQEASLFPHLSVRGNLEFGWRRILNTERRVSLEHACELLGIAPLLERRPATLSGGEAQRVGIARALLSSPRLLLMDEPLAALDAPRKREILPYLERLHDELEIPVVYVSHAQDEVARLADHLVLLEQGRALASGPISETLTRLDLPLAQGEDAGVVLEGVVVGHDPHYELFDLRLSGNTGPMLRIAHPALVLGSSLRLKVQARDVSLALTADSTSSILNRLPVQVLQWRPADNPAHVLVSLDAAGNALLARITRYSADQLDLHPGQALWAQIKSVALLS, translated from the coding sequence ATGCCTTCACCGATCCTGGCGCGCCTGAACCTGGCGCGCGGCGAGTTCACCCTGGACGTCGACCTGCACCTGCCGGGTCGCGGCGTCAGTGCCCTGTTCGGCCATTCAGGCTCGGGCAAGACATCCTGCCTGCGCTGCCTGGCCGGGCTTGAGCGCGCCCGACATGCCTACATCGAAGTCAACGGCGAAGTCTGGGAGGACACCGCCAAAGGCTATTTTCTTGCAGCGCACAAGCGGCCGGTGGGTTATGTGTTCCAGGAGGCCAGCCTGTTCCCTCACCTGTCGGTGCGCGGCAACTTGGAGTTCGGCTGGCGCCGCATACTCAACACCGAACGCCGGGTCAGCCTGGAGCACGCCTGTGAGCTGCTGGGCATCGCGCCTCTGCTCGAGCGCCGCCCCGCGACACTCTCCGGTGGCGAGGCCCAACGGGTCGGTATCGCCCGCGCCCTGCTCAGCAGCCCGCGCCTGCTATTGATGGACGAACCGCTGGCAGCCCTCGATGCCCCACGTAAACGCGAGATCCTGCCGTACCTGGAGCGTTTGCACGACGAACTGGAAATCCCCGTGGTGTACGTCAGCCACGCTCAGGATGAAGTGGCGCGGCTGGCCGACCACCTGGTACTGCTCGAACAGGGCCGGGCACTTGCCAGCGGCCCGATCAGCGAAACCCTGACCCGCCTCGACCTGCCACTGGCTCAAGGCGAGGACGCCGGCGTGGTGCTCGAGGGAGTTGTCGTCGGTCATGACCCGCACTACGAACTGTTCGATCTGCGCCTGAGCGGTAATACCGGCCCTATGTTGCGCATCGCCCACCCTGCCTTGGTGCTCGGCAGCAGCCTGAGGCTCAAGGTGCAGGCTCGCGATGTCAGCCTCGCGCTGACCGCCGATAGCACCTCGAGCATCCTCAACCGCCTGCCGGTGCAGGTCCTGCAATGGCGCCCCGCCGACAATCCCGCCCATGTGCTGGTGAGCCTGGATGCAGCGGGCAATGCGTTGCTGGCGCGCATCACCCGCTACTCGGCGGACCAGCTCGACTTGCATCCAGGCCAGGCCCTGTGGGCCCAGATCAAGTCAGTGGCGCTACTGAGCTGA
- the modB gene encoding molybdate ABC transporter permease subunit, which produces MPLDTSDLGAIWLTLKLASLTTLILLVLGTPIAWWLARTRSWLRGPIGAVVALPLVLPPTVIGFYLLIVLGPYGWIGQATQALGLGSVVFSFTGLVIGSVVYSMPFVVQPLQNAFSAIGQRPLEVAATLRASPWDTFVHVVLPLARPGFVTASVLGFAHTVGEFGVVLMIGGNIPDKTRVVSVQIFDHVEAMAYPQAHWLAGVMLVFSFVVLLMLYAGRRGKTGWS; this is translated from the coding sequence ATGCCACTGGACACCAGTGACCTGGGTGCGATCTGGCTGACCCTCAAGCTGGCCAGCCTGACCACCTTGATCCTATTAGTGTTGGGCACGCCCATCGCCTGGTGGTTAGCGCGCACACGCTCGTGGCTGCGCGGCCCCATCGGTGCGGTGGTAGCCCTGCCGCTGGTGCTGCCGCCCACGGTGATCGGCTTCTACCTGCTGATCGTCCTCGGCCCGTACGGTTGGATAGGCCAGGCTACTCAAGCATTGGGGCTGGGCAGCGTGGTATTCAGCTTCACCGGGCTGGTGATCGGCTCGGTGGTGTATTCCATGCCCTTCGTGGTCCAGCCGCTGCAAAATGCCTTCAGCGCCATCGGCCAGCGTCCGCTGGAAGTTGCCGCGACCTTGCGCGCCAGCCCCTGGGATACCTTCGTTCATGTCGTATTGCCGCTCGCCCGGCCCGGCTTTGTCACCGCCAGTGTCCTGGGCTTCGCCCATACCGTCGGAGAGTTCGGCGTGGTGCTGATGATCGGCGGCAACATTCCCGACAAGACGCGCGTGGTCTCGGTGCAGATCTTCGATCATGTCGAGGCGATGGCGTATCCCCAGGCCCATTGGCTGGCGGGCGTCATGCTGGTGTTCTCCTTCGTGGTGCTGCTAATGCTCTATGCTGGCCGCCGTGGCAAAACAGGCTGGAGCTGA